In one Liolophura sinensis isolate JHLJ2023 chromosome 11, CUHK_Ljap_v2, whole genome shotgun sequence genomic region, the following are encoded:
- the LOC135477647 gene encoding uncharacterized oxidoreductase YtbE-like isoform X1, translating into MKHVMLNPSKTSMPLIGFGTFKIRGAELVHSCLDAALGASYRSVDTAAVYKNETDIGNSLKTLLPKYGLRRSDIFITSKLGPKDHGTGKCAEACLKSLSHLDCDYLDLYLIHWPGTQGMRPEDERHPALRLESWRDMETLVDQGKVKAIGVSNYTLKHLQELETQCRIPPSVLQTEFHPHLVCSELVQYCQQKNIHFQAYSSLGTSTDNQLIEDKTVQSIAEMYKKSPAQILLRWAVQQNIGIIPKSTNPVHIRENAAIFDFDISPVDMERLSSLNRSLHYCWNPENVT; encoded by the exons ttgGCACATTTAAGATCCGTGGTGCAGAGCTTGTACATAGCTGCCTGGATGCTGCTCTAGGGGCCAGCTACAGATCAGTTG ACACAGCAGCTGTGTACAAGAATGAAACAGAcattggcaacagcctgaagACTTTATTACCCAAGTATGGACTCAGGAGGTCGGACATTTTTATCACCAGTAAATTAG GTCCAAAAGACCACGGCACAGGTAAATGTGCAGAGGCATGTCTGAAGTCGTTATCTCACCTGGACTGTGATTACCTGGATCTGTACCTGATCCACTGGCCCGGCACTCAGGGAATGCGCCCTGAGGATGAGAGGCACCCCGCCCTCAGACTTGAGAGCTGGAGGGACATGGAGACGCTTGTAGACCAGG GTAAAGTGAAGGCCATAGGTGTATCAAATTACACCTTAAAGCACCTGCAGGAGCTGGAGACTCAGTGTAGGATACCACCCTCTGTATTACAG ACAGAGTTCCACCCTCACCTGGTATGCTCTGAGCTGGTCCAGTACTGTCAGCAGAAGAACATCCACTTTCAGGCCTATTCCTCACTTGGAACATCCACAGACAACCAG CTGATTGAAGACAAGACAGTTCAGTCTATCGCAGAGATGTACAAGAAGTCTCCTGCTCAGATATTGTTACGATGGGCAGTACAGCAAAACATAG gCATTATTCCAAAGTCAACAAACCCAGTCCACATCAGAGAGAACGCCGCCATCTTTGATTTTGATATCTCTCCGGTTGACATGGAGAGACTTAGCAGTCTGAACCGATCTCTACATTACTGCTGGAACCCTGAGAATGTTACctga
- the LOC135477647 gene encoding uncharacterized oxidoreductase YtbE-like isoform X2: MKHVMLNPSKTSMPLIGYTAAVYKNETDIGNSLKTLLPKYGLRRSDIFITSKLGPKDHGTGKCAEACLKSLSHLDCDYLDLYLIHWPGTQGMRPEDERHPALRLESWRDMETLVDQGKVKAIGVSNYTLKHLQELETQCRIPPSVLQTEFHPHLVCSELVQYCQQKNIHFQAYSSLGTSTDNQLIEDKTVQSIAEMYKKSPAQILLRWAVQQNIGIIPKSTNPVHIRENAAIFDFDISPVDMERLSSLNRSLHYCWNPENVT, encoded by the exons ACACAGCAGCTGTGTACAAGAATGAAACAGAcattggcaacagcctgaagACTTTATTACCCAAGTATGGACTCAGGAGGTCGGACATTTTTATCACCAGTAAATTAG GTCCAAAAGACCACGGCACAGGTAAATGTGCAGAGGCATGTCTGAAGTCGTTATCTCACCTGGACTGTGATTACCTGGATCTGTACCTGATCCACTGGCCCGGCACTCAGGGAATGCGCCCTGAGGATGAGAGGCACCCCGCCCTCAGACTTGAGAGCTGGAGGGACATGGAGACGCTTGTAGACCAGG GTAAAGTGAAGGCCATAGGTGTATCAAATTACACCTTAAAGCACCTGCAGGAGCTGGAGACTCAGTGTAGGATACCACCCTCTGTATTACAG ACAGAGTTCCACCCTCACCTGGTATGCTCTGAGCTGGTCCAGTACTGTCAGCAGAAGAACATCCACTTTCAGGCCTATTCCTCACTTGGAACATCCACAGACAACCAG CTGATTGAAGACAAGACAGTTCAGTCTATCGCAGAGATGTACAAGAAGTCTCCTGCTCAGATATTGTTACGATGGGCAGTACAGCAAAACATAG gCATTATTCCAAAGTCAACAAACCCAGTCCACATCAGAGAGAACGCCGCCATCTTTGATTTTGATATCTCTCCGGTTGACATGGAGAGACTTAGCAGTCTGAACCGATCTCTACATTACTGCTGGAACCCTGAGAATGTTACctga